DNA from Acidobacteriota bacterium:
TCGTGTCCGAGTTCTACGACCCGCTGAAGAGACTCTTCCGCGTGTTCTCGGGCGGTTCTCGGGCGTAGCCGCCCGCCGCAGCCTACAAGCCTTCGAGGGCCGCTCGCGCCACGTCGGCGAACTCGCCTTCGGGCGCCATCTCAAGGGACGTGCTCAGGTGCTCGCGGGCGGCGTTCGCGTCGCTCGCGTTCACCGCAAGAATCCCGAGTTCGTAGTGGGCCCTGGCCAGGTCCTCCGCGTCCTCGTCGTCCGGCGCTGACTCCAGGTACCTTGTCAGGTGTTCCCTGGCCGGGCCTGAATCCGCGCTGCGGCGGTAGATGACGCCGAGGCGGAAGTGGGCGCGCGGGTGGTTGTCGTCCCAGGCGATGAGCGACTGGTCGTAGAGCTTCGCGTTGCCGAAGGCCTCCTGGTCGAAGAGCTGCTCGGCCTGGAACTGCACCTGCCTGCCGGCGGTGGGGTTGACCGCGATCCAGGCCTTACCCGCCTCGATGGAGTCCTCGAGGTTGCCGAGCGAGGCGAAGGAGAAGTACTTCATGCGCAGCGCTTCCTGGTTCCGCGGGTCGATCTCCAGGGTGCGGTCGAGCTCCACCAGGGCTTCCTCGAACTGGCCGTCGTTGAAGTAGATCGTGCCGATGTTCCGGTAGGCCTGGTGGAGCCTCGGATTGAGCGATGCTGCTTCGCGGAAGAGTTCGATGGCGCGCTCGTCGTCGCCGGCCCGAACCGCCTGAACGCCCTGCGAGAAGATGCCGGGAGCGAGCTCGGCGCCCATGCCGGCCTCGATCGCCAGTTGCTTCGCGTCCTCGGCGCGAGGATCGCCGGCAGCCGCGAAGATGTCGAAGAACATGGAAGCGAAGTCGGGCGGCATCGGCTCCATCTCCACATACCTGGCTGCGGGTTCGAGCGCCTCGTCGAGTCTCCCCAGGTTGTGCAGGATGGCCGCGATCGTCCGATGCGCCGCAGCGATCGTCGGGTCGATTTCGACCGCCTGCTCGAACAGGGGCAGGGCCCCGGCCGCGTCACCCGCCTGAATCTTCCCGATGCCCTCGTTGAAGGCGTCGATCGCCTGCTGCTTGCGCGCCGCTTCCTCGTCCCAGAGCTGAGCCCGAAGCGATCGGTCCCGGCCCCCGTCGAGGATCTCCACCTCCAGCTCACGGT
Protein-coding regions in this window:
- a CDS encoding tetratricopeptide repeat protein produces the protein MQKLSRSVLPLAMLLVASAALAQRSQLELQVVDMNDAELGPVNVTVFAPTGEIVVQEATRKNGRLRIRLAPAEAPYRLLLQKEGYPDRELEVEILDGGRDRSLRAQLWDEEAARKQQAIDAFNEGIGKIQAGDAAGALPLFEQAVEIDPTIAAAHRTIAAILHNLGRLDEALEPAARYVEMEPMPPDFASMFFDIFAAAGDPRAEDAKQLAIEAGMGAELAPGIFSQGVQAVRAGDDERAIELFREAASLNPRLHQAYRNIGTIYFNDGQFEEALVELDRTLEIDPRNQEALRMKYFSFASLGNLEDSIEAGKAWIAVNPTAGRQVQFQAEQLFDQEAFGNAKLYDQSLIAWDDNHPRAHFRLGVIYRRSADSGPAREHLTRYLESAPDDEDAEDLARAHYELGILAVNASDANAAREHLSTSLEMAPEGEFADVARAALEGL